One genomic segment of Pagrus major chromosome 13, Pma_NU_1.0 includes these proteins:
- the nhp2 gene encoding H/ACA ribonucleoprotein complex subunit 2-like protein, with amino-acid sequence MTKVKKEKVAADGEEAAAADGNGTEKTYQELIANVNPISQPLASKKLSKKLYKCVKKAAKVKNIRRGVKEVQKFINKGEKGIVVLAGDTLPIDVYCHLPVMCEDRNLPYAYIPSKVDLGSSAGSKRPTCVILIKPHQDYQEAYDECVEEVSCLPKPL; translated from the exons ATGACgaaggtgaagaaggagaaggTCGCTGCGGACGGAGAGGAAGCAGCCGCCGCCGACGGGAACGGGACCGAGAAGACTTACCAGGAGCTGATCGCTAACGTGAACCCGATCTCTCAGCCGCTGGCCTCCAAAAAACTCAGCAAGAAACTCTACAAATGCGTCAAGAAAG CTGCCAAAGTGAAGAACATCCGCCGAGGAGTGAAAGAGGTCCAGAAGTTCATCAACAAAGGAGAGAAAGG aatCGTGGTGTTGGCCGGTGACACGCTGCCCATCGACGTCTACTGTCACCTGCCGGTCATGTGCGAGGACAGAAACCTGCCATACGCCTACATCCCCTCCAAAGTG GATCTGGGTTCGTCTGCGGGCTCCAAGAGGCCGACCTGCGTGATCCTGATCAAACCTCATCAGGACTACCAGGAGGCCTACGAcgagtgtgtggaggaggtgtccTGCCTGCCCAAACCGCTCTGA